From the Argopecten irradians isolate NY chromosome 13, Ai_NY, whole genome shotgun sequence genome, one window contains:
- the LOC138305708 gene encoding uncharacterized protein — protein sequence MTALHMSKAKLAHSIPRLELCAAVLAIEVGEIVCRTLSIQDVRYHSDSRVVLGYINNRTRRFNTYVANRVERILQSSQPSQWKYVSTAMNPADQATRSSARVDGFESSIWLRGPKQLQEDTESASSDVYGLVEPKDKEIRPEVAVVPCKTVVGDFCDRFERFSKWRRLGNVVLRIKQLVHRFRKNKRISADQPVETLPTRVDSEVTIIRQAQKSDFEEEISDLCAGKQVSKTSSIKGLDPYLDDAGLLRVGGRLKTSNLPIKETNPLILSRKHHVAHLIVQHYHECVHHQGP from the coding sequence ATGACGGCACTTCACATGTCGAAGGCAAAGTTAGCCCACTCAATTCCTAGGTTGGAGTTGTGTGCCGCCGTCTTGGCCATCGAGGTTGGCGAGATTGTGTGTCGGACATTGAGTATACAAGATGTGAGATATCATAGTGATAGCCGTGTAGTCTTAGGTTATATCAACAACAGAACCAGAAGGTTTAATACGTACGTTGCTAATAGGGTGGAGAGAATACTTCAGAGTTCCCAGCCTTCCCAGTGGAAATATGTTTCAACGGCCATGAATCCGGCAGATCAAGCGACACGATCTTCGGCGCGAGTAGATGGTTTCGAGTCTAGCATATGGCTTCGAGGGCCAAAACAGCTACAAGAAGATACTGAATCAGCTTCTTCTGATGTCTATGGGTTAGTTGAACCTAAGGACAAGGAAATCCGACCTGAGGTGGCAGTTGTGCCATGCAAAACTGTTGTTGGAGACTTCTGTGACCGATTTGAGAGGTTTTCTAAGTGGCGACGTCTTGGAAACGTAGTGCTCAGAATCAAACAACTGGTTCACCGATTCAGAAAGAATAAGCGGATCAGCGCAGACCAGCCTGTGGAAACACTTCCCACCAGAGTCGACTCTGAAGTTACAATCATCAGACAAGCTCAAAAATCTGACTTCGAGGAAGAAATCTCGGATCTTTGCGCTGGCAAGCAAGTGTCGAAGACTAGTTCAATCAAGGGGCTTGATCCTTATTTGGACGACGCCGGCTTGTTGCGGGTAGGTGGTCGACTCAAAACCAGTAATCTGCCCATCAAGGAGACTAACCCGCTAATTTTATCAAGGAAGCATCACGTGGCACATCTGATTGTACAACATTACCATGAATGCGTCCATCACCAGGGTCCGTGA